A DNA window from Undibacterium sp. YM2 contains the following coding sequences:
- a CDS encoding ATP-binding cassette domain-containing protein: MAVISLSDAQLAFGHVALLDHAEFSIEAGERVGLIGRNGTGKSSLLKIIARKSKIDDGLLVMQQGIQIAYVEQEPQFDMELSVFDAVASGLGELPALLQEYEALTGQFGGDSDDALMERMHDIQVKLDAADAWSLGNKVETTLDKLNLSKDAIMGTLSGGMKKRVALACALVSAPDVLLLDEPTNHLDFSSIQWLEALLKDFKGSVLFITHDRSFLDNVATRIIELDRGKLTSFPGNFTTYQSRKADLLENEEVENAKFDKFLAQEEIWIRKGVKARRVRDEGRVKRLEQLRLQRSARREQQGQVKLDVGSGERSGKIVAELENVSKRFGDKVIIDDFSSIILRGDKVGLIGQNGAGKTTLLKLILGQDEPDSGTIKQGSKLQIAYFDQMRAQLNEEASLADTIAPGSDWVEVNGQRKHVMSYLGDFLFAPERARSPVKSLSGGERNRLLLARLFAKPANALVLDEPTNDLDIDTLELLEELLEEYTGTVFLVSHDRTFLDNVVTQVIVAEGEGQWREFIGGYTDWERYRSTVPVTKTAKTEQKPTVAAVSTMSAPAAAKPKKLSYKEQRELEELPKLIASLEAEQASITEKLADANLYKNGPEQANLLNARHAEIDEQLLEALEKWEVIEARSKG, translated from the coding sequence ATGGCAGTTATCTCATTAAGCGATGCCCAATTGGCATTCGGTCACGTTGCTCTGCTCGATCATGCAGAGTTTTCCATAGAGGCAGGCGAGCGTGTTGGCCTGATCGGGCGCAATGGTACTGGCAAGTCTTCTTTGCTGAAGATTATTGCCCGCAAGTCCAAGATTGATGACGGCCTGCTGGTCATGCAGCAAGGCATACAGATCGCCTATGTTGAGCAGGAACCGCAATTTGACATGGAGCTCAGCGTGTTCGACGCTGTGGCATCCGGTCTGGGTGAGCTGCCTGCCCTGTTGCAGGAATATGAAGCATTGACTGGCCAGTTTGGTGGTGACAGTGATGATGCCCTGATGGAGCGCATGCACGACATACAGGTGAAGCTGGATGCGGCTGACGCATGGAGCCTGGGTAACAAGGTAGAAACCACGCTGGACAAGCTGAACCTGTCCAAAGACGCCATCATGGGTACGCTGTCGGGCGGTATGAAAAAGCGCGTGGCCCTGGCCTGTGCTTTGGTCAGCGCACCGGATGTCCTGCTGCTTGATGAACCAACCAATCACCTGGATTTTTCATCGATACAATGGCTGGAAGCTCTGCTGAAAGACTTTAAAGGCAGCGTGCTGTTCATCACCCATGACCGTAGTTTTCTGGATAATGTAGCGACGCGCATCATAGAACTGGATCGCGGCAAGCTGACTTCTTTCCCTGGCAATTTCACAACTTACCAGTCCCGCAAAGCGGATCTGCTGGAAAATGAAGAAGTGGAAAACGCCAAGTTTGACAAGTTTTTGGCGCAAGAAGAAATCTGGATACGCAAAGGCGTCAAAGCCCGTCGCGTGCGCGATGAAGGCCGCGTCAAGCGCCTGGAACAATTGCGCCTGCAACGTAGCGCCCGTCGTGAACAGCAAGGCCAGGTCAAGCTGGATGTAGGCTCTGGTGAACGCTCAGGCAAGATCGTGGCAGAACTGGAAAATGTCAGCAAGCGCTTTGGCGACAAAGTCATCATCGATGATTTCTCCAGCATTATTTTGCGTGGCGACAAGGTGGGTCTCATTGGCCAGAATGGTGCCGGTAAAACCACCTTGCTGAAACTGATTTTGGGTCAGGATGAACCGGACAGTGGCACCATCAAGCAAGGCAGCAAATTGCAGATCGCTTACTTTGATCAGATGCGTGCGCAACTGAATGAAGAAGCCAGTCTGGCAGACACGATAGCCCCAGGTAGTGACTGGGTAGAAGTGAATGGTCAGCGCAAGCATGTGATGTCTTATCTGGGTGACTTTTTGTTCGCCCCTGAGCGCGCACGCTCACCGGTTAAATCATTGTCTGGTGGTGAACGCAACCGCCTCTTGCTAGCCCGCCTGTTTGCCAAGCCAGCCAACGCACTGGTGCTGGATGAACCGACCAATGATCTGGATATCGACACGCTGGAATTGCTGGAAGAATTGCTGGAAGAATATACTGGCACTGTCTTCTTGGTCAGCCATGACCGCACCTTCCTCGACAATGTGGTGACTCAGGTTATCGTTGCTGAAGGTGAAGGCCAGTGGCGTGAATTTATTGGTGGCTACACCGACTGGGAACGCTATCGCAGCACAGTACCGGTCACCAAAACAGCGAAGACCGAGCAAAAACCGACTGTAGCAGCAGTATCAACCATGAGTGCGCCAGCAGCAGCCAAGCCGAAAAAGCTCAGCTACAAAGAGCAGCGCGAACTGGAGGAATTACCCAAGCTGATCGCTTCTCTCGAAGCCGAGCAGGCATCCATCACCGAAAAACTGGCCGATGCCAATCTGTATAAAAACGGCCCGGAGCAAGCCAATCTCTTGAATGCCCGTCATGCTGAGATTGACGAGCAATTACTGGAGGCTTTGGAAAAATGGGAAGTGATAGAAGCACGTAGCAAAGGCTAA
- a CDS encoding site-specific integrase yields MASYSKREGAWRAQVAIMGTRQSKSFATKAQAVAWATQLEADLRNNLATGTVHGKTLEDACRRYEKEVSPTKRGHQWEVKRLTWMCDYQVFGKRLGDYELVDITPEVLGKFRDMRLVGSPEWRAVTGSTFNRDLNLLSNVFHTAVKEWQWIVQSPTRNVRRPKESPSRDRLISDDEIERISVNLGFDFQPVTTKKQAAGAAFLFAIETAMRQAEICSLTNKSIKGRVAHLDSTKNGSERDVPLSKVAREILACLPAQEKDDVPLFLQTPPRLSAIFAKATAQCLIENLTFHDTRHEAITRLAKKLNVLDLARMVGHKDLRMLQIYYNETAENMADRLD; encoded by the coding sequence ATGGCGAGCTATAGTAAGCGTGAAGGGGCGTGGCGGGCTCAGGTGGCAATCATGGGCACGCGACAAAGTAAGTCATTTGCAACAAAAGCGCAAGCTGTTGCCTGGGCAACACAACTTGAGGCAGATCTCAGAAATAACCTTGCTACCGGCACGGTCCATGGCAAGACGTTGGAAGATGCCTGCCGCCGCTATGAGAAAGAGGTGTCACCTACCAAGCGCGGCCACCAGTGGGAAGTGAAGCGCCTTACCTGGATGTGTGACTATCAAGTATTCGGAAAGCGTCTTGGCGACTATGAGCTGGTGGACATCACCCCAGAAGTGCTGGGCAAGTTCCGCGACATGCGCCTGGTGGGTAGTCCTGAATGGCGGGCAGTGACCGGATCCACTTTTAACCGCGACCTTAATCTGCTGAGTAATGTGTTTCACACTGCGGTCAAGGAATGGCAGTGGATAGTGCAAAGTCCCACGCGCAACGTCAGGCGGCCAAAAGAATCACCTTCACGCGACAGATTGATATCGGACGATGAGATTGAGCGCATCAGCGTGAATCTTGGGTTTGATTTCCAGCCGGTGACGACAAAGAAGCAGGCCGCTGGGGCTGCGTTTCTATTTGCCATTGAGACAGCAATGCGCCAGGCGGAAATTTGTAGCCTGACCAACAAGTCGATCAAGGGGCGAGTCGCCCATCTGGATAGTACAAAGAACGGCTCAGAGCGTGATGTGCCCTTGTCGAAGGTAGCGCGGGAGATATTGGCCTGCCTGCCGGCACAAGAGAAAGATGATGTCCCCCTGTTTTTGCAGACGCCGCCCAGGTTGAGCGCTATCTTTGCCAAGGCAACAGCGCAATGCCTGATTGAAAACCTGACCTTTCATGACACGCGCCATGAAGCCATTACGCGCCTGGCCAAGAAACTGAACGTGCTTGACCTGGCGCGCATGGTGGGGCATAAAGACTTGCGCATGCTGCAAATTTATTATAACGAGACCGCAGAAAACATGGCCGACAGGCTCGACTAA
- a CDS encoding ASCH domain-containing protein, whose amino-acid sequence MADLHLNLKKEYFDAIKAGTKKYEYRKVTPYWSKRLEHPHYINIILKCGYPRSDDQERIIKRRFVGWHKETITHPHFGNKPVEVYAIHVGEIPKEE is encoded by the coding sequence ATGGCTGATCTGCATTTAAACCTGAAGAAAGAATATTTCGACGCCATCAAGGCTGGAACCAAGAAATATGAATATCGTAAGGTAACGCCGTACTGGTCAAAGCGCCTTGAACATCCTCACTACATCAACATTATTCTGAAATGCGGCTATCCACGTAGCGATGATCAAGAAAGAATCATCAAGCGCCGCTTTGTTGGATGGCACAAAGAAACTATAACGCATCCGCACTTTGGCAATAAACCAGTTGAAGTGTATGCAATTCATGTTGGCGAAATTCCAAAGGAGGAATGA
- a CDS encoding RNA-directed DNA polymerase: protein MNDFTFESLVQAYFDCRQSKRNTPSALAFEANLERNLIKLNDELAAGTYAPGKSICFVVTKPKAREVWAADFRDRIVHHLLYNHIAPRFYASFIADSCACIPGRGTLYAARRLEAKIRSASQNWSKPTYYLKMDLANFFVQIDKSIVQQQLAKRIDEPFWMDLANTILWHDPRQNFELRGAAQLASLVPAHKRLTNQPAHLGLPIGNLSSQFFANVYLDALDQYAKHQLRARHYIRYVDDFIILHDSAAWLNDALAKIDAWLPAHLGARLNHSKTILQPVTRGVDFVGHVIKPWHTTTRRRTVHEAQARMRAASDADFHTTANSYFGLLRQSPASHHDRALLARLALRRGFAVDKQLTKTFRRATT from the coding sequence ATGAATGACTTTACATTCGAATCACTGGTACAAGCCTACTTCGACTGCCGCCAAAGCAAGCGCAACACGCCCAGCGCACTGGCATTTGAAGCCAACCTGGAACGCAACCTGATCAAGCTGAATGACGAACTGGCCGCAGGCACCTATGCGCCCGGCAAGTCCATCTGCTTTGTCGTCACCAAGCCCAAAGCCCGCGAAGTATGGGCGGCAGACTTCCGCGACCGCATCGTGCATCATCTGCTGTACAACCACATCGCCCCGCGCTTCTACGCCAGCTTTATTGCCGATAGCTGCGCATGCATACCAGGACGCGGCACCCTGTACGCGGCCAGGCGGTTAGAAGCCAAAATCCGCAGCGCATCGCAGAACTGGTCTAAGCCCACCTACTATCTGAAGATGGACCTGGCCAACTTCTTTGTGCAGATCGACAAATCCATCGTGCAACAGCAGCTCGCAAAGCGTATCGATGAGCCCTTCTGGATGGACTTGGCCAACACCATCCTCTGGCACGACCCGCGCCAGAATTTTGAGCTGCGCGGCGCTGCGCAACTGGCATCACTGGTACCGGCACACAAACGCCTGACCAACCAGCCGGCGCATCTGGGCCTGCCTATCGGCAACCTGTCCAGCCAGTTCTTTGCCAATGTCTATCTGGACGCGCTGGACCAGTACGCCAAGCACCAACTACGCGCCAGGCACTACATCCGCTACGTCGATGACTTCATCATCCTGCACGATTCAGCAGCCTGGCTCAATGATGCTCTGGCAAAGATAGATGCATGGCTACCCGCCCACCTGGGCGCAAGGCTCAACCACAGCAAAACCATCCTGCAGCCAGTTACTCGAGGAGTCGATTTCGTCGGCCACGTCATCAAGCCATGGCACACCACCACCCGCCGCAGGACAGTACACGAAGCCCAGGCCCGCATGCGCGCCGCATCAGACGCAGATTTTCACACCACGGCAAATAGCTACTTTGGCCTGCTACGCCAAAGCCCCGCCAGCCACCACGACCGCGCCTTGCTGGCCCGGCTGGCGCTGCGTAGGGGATTTGCGGTGGATAAACAATTGACGAAGACTTTTAGGAGGGCAACAACATGA
- a CDS encoding four helix bundle protein translates to MALHHDLPIYQKAYELLKLATNVTKNMPKDFKGSIGGEIRSLCLQNIVLIANANAAQDKTAYLSKLLEQVHAAEILFRLCKDMRFISTKQYAEAVQLTDDVGKQANGWKKSAVVPESDTRVSRQPRQNSLFKSGHAAG, encoded by the coding sequence ATGGCCCTACACCACGATTTGCCGATTTACCAAAAAGCCTACGAGCTTTTGAAGCTGGCGACCAACGTCACCAAGAACATGCCCAAAGATTTTAAAGGCTCGATTGGTGGCGAAATTCGCAGCCTGTGCTTGCAGAACATTGTCCTTATCGCCAATGCCAATGCAGCCCAGGACAAGACCGCCTATCTATCGAAATTGCTGGAGCAAGTCCACGCCGCAGAAATACTGTTTCGCCTATGTAAAGACATGCGCTTTATATCAACAAAACAGTACGCAGAGGCAGTGCAATTGACAGATGACGTAGGAAAACAGGCAAACGGGTGGAAGAAATCCGCAGTAGTACCAGAGTCAGATACGAGGGTGTCAAGGCAGCCTCGTCAGAACTCATTATTTAAATCTGGTCATGCCGCTGGGTAG
- a CDS encoding DUF1566 domain-containing protein, whose amino-acid sequence MSKAQWMQENLKPGEIYAGLILGKEGQPDHHLFLLEAKPATKLNWEAAKAWAASVGGELPTRSEQSLLFANAKEQFEPYYYWSGEQDAGYPSFAWMQYFNGGNQYDDRKSSEYRARAVRRSIIE is encoded by the coding sequence ATGAGCAAAGCGCAATGGATGCAAGAAAACCTCAAGCCTGGCGAGATATACGCAGGCCTGATTTTGGGCAAAGAAGGCCAGCCAGACCATCACCTGTTTTTGCTGGAAGCAAAACCAGCTACCAAACTGAACTGGGAAGCGGCCAAGGCCTGGGCAGCCTCAGTGGGCGGCGAATTGCCTACACGCAGCGAACAATCCCTGTTGTTCGCCAATGCCAAAGAGCAGTTTGAACCGTACTACTACTGGTCTGGTGAGCAGGACGCGGGCTACCCCTCTTTTGCATGGATGCAGTATTTCAACGGTGGCAACCAGTACGACGACCGCAAGAGCAGCGAGTACCGCGCGCGTGCCGTCCGCAGATCAATTATTGAGTAA
- a CDS encoding DUF1566 domain-containing protein, whose product MDTAVKPTPTVSGTPYAGGFYAGRINIEGEQYAIIVAPKAAGEVEAAWHKDVAAANSLSFFDGLANTKAMAEAGSEQAQRMLSMSIYGLSDWYLPSRDELELCYRNLKPTNEQNYCWRGDNPSSVPPGYAYSRNEPAQTTDSAFITGGAEAFEPEWYWTSTQNAGDPSYAWMQSFDGGDQYGYHKSYEYRARAVRRVLIIE is encoded by the coding sequence ATGGACACAGCAGTCAAACCAACACCCACCGTATCCGGCACACCCTACGCTGGCGGTTTTTACGCTGGACGCATCAATATCGAGGGCGAGCAGTACGCCATCATCGTCGCGCCAAAGGCAGCCGGTGAAGTCGAAGCCGCCTGGCACAAAGATGTTGCCGCAGCCAATAGCCTGAGCTTTTTTGATGGCCTTGCCAACACCAAAGCCATGGCCGAGGCAGGCAGCGAACAGGCGCAGCGCATGCTCAGCATGAGCATCTACGGCCTGAGCGACTGGTACCTGCCCAGCCGTGATGAACTGGAGCTGTGCTACCGCAACCTGAAGCCTACCAATGAGCAAAACTACTGCTGGCGCGGCGACAACCCCAGCAGCGTACCACCTGGTTACGCCTATTCACGCAACGAGCCAGCACAGACGACAGACTCAGCATTCATCACAGGCGGCGCGGAGGCATTTGAGCCTGAATGGTACTGGACCAGTACGCAGAACGCGGGCGACCCCTCTTATGCGTGGATGCAGAGTTTCGACGGTGGCGACCAGTACGGCTACCACAAGAGCTACGAGTACCGCGCGCGTGCCGTCCGCAGAGTCTTAATTATTGAGTAA
- a CDS encoding UvrB/UvrC motif-containing protein: MKPLQQISRAGEVVFGDASLKIWEEDIPRDWKPREKWERDFKRQVFARIIQTLNRLGWTCTMPEIDENSVKHYGAKVARWSAESKRFCKKGDLKADLHISGRCIEFDMFQSINCPTRPDHEGRYESNKVACMPYLLRIEMERTRSRIRDYLCNVFTDYQFKKPDPVMGLLGVTANEFAQHERATTGHYVAELDRAHTNMTCNVTSRDKGIITHGSSVFAIGDKGRIVTGTAYYDLNSTWQVVTGRYGFMRCQAYQIYINNPGDLRTKRNQETRLRKLQREKQKAIDEENFERAAIIRDILKAAA, from the coding sequence ATGAAACCATTACAACAAATATCCCGCGCAGGCGAAGTTGTTTTCGGCGATGCAAGCCTGAAAATTTGGGAAGAAGACATTCCTAGAGACTGGAAACCCAGGGAAAAATGGGAGCGCGATTTTAAACGCCAAGTATTTGCACGCATCATTCAGACCCTGAACCGCCTTGGCTGGACATGCACCATGCCAGAGATTGACGAAAACTCAGTAAAACATTATGGCGCCAAAGTCGCCAGATGGTCCGCTGAATCAAAGCGCTTTTGCAAAAAAGGCGATCTAAAAGCCGACCTGCATATCAGTGGACGCTGCATTGAGTTTGATATGTTCCAGTCAATCAACTGCCCTACTCGGCCTGACCATGAAGGGCGATATGAGTCGAACAAAGTAGCCTGCATGCCGTATCTGCTGCGCATCGAAATGGAGCGCACAAGGAGCAGGATTCGCGACTATTTGTGCAATGTCTTTACTGATTACCAGTTTAAAAAGCCCGACCCTGTCATGGGTCTGCTTGGTGTGACCGCAAATGAGTTTGCACAGCACGAACGCGCAACAACTGGACACTACGTTGCTGAACTGGATCGGGCACATACCAATATGACATGTAATGTCACTAGCAGGGACAAAGGAATTATTACCCATGGCTCCAGCGTGTTTGCAATTGGCGACAAAGGCCGCATCGTCACCGGCACCGCCTACTACGATCTTAATTCAACATGGCAGGTCGTCACCGGGCGATATGGATTCATGCGCTGCCAAGCCTATCAAATCTACATCAACAACCCAGGCGATTTAAGAACAAAACGCAACCAAGAAACACGCCTGAGGAAGTTGCAAAGAGAAAAGCAAAAGGCAATTGACGAAGAAAATTTTGAACGCGCAGCCATCATTCGCGACATTTTAAAAGCAGCAGCCTAA
- a CDS encoding metal-dependent phosphohydrolase → MIPTILTAGGSYFNFNEPEKSDIEIETIAHALSHICRFTGHCTRFYSVAQHCYMASFVVPPDLALDGLMHDAAEAYIGDVSKPLKVLLPDYAEIERQVENALIQHFSLKHQDHPWIKRADLIMLATEQRDLMPDIGENWFAGTDIVPMKDRIEPWDSKTAKLKFLQRFHNLTSTQVAA, encoded by the coding sequence ATGATACCGACCATACTCACCGCAGGCGGTTCCTACTTTAATTTCAATGAGCCCGAAAAAAGCGATATTGAGATTGAGACGATTGCTCATGCACTTTCGCACATCTGCCGCTTCACTGGCCACTGCACCCGCTTCTACAGCGTCGCCCAGCACTGCTACATGGCTTCATTTGTCGTACCACCTGATCTGGCACTGGACGGCCTTATGCACGACGCAGCAGAGGCATACATTGGCGACGTATCCAAGCCTTTGAAAGTACTGCTACCTGACTATGCCGAGATTGAACGCCAGGTCGAAAATGCATTGATTCAACACTTTTCGCTGAAACATCAAGATCACCCATGGATTAAGCGGGCAGACCTCATCATGCTGGCAACAGAACAGCGCGACCTGATGCCAGACATTGGCGAAAACTGGTTTGCGGGCACCGACATCGTGCCAATGAAAGACCGCATCGAGCCGTGGGATTCAAAGACCGCAAAGCTCAAATTCTTACAGCGTTTCCACAACCTGACTTCTACACAGGTGGCAGCATGA
- a CDS encoding DUF2303 family protein: MSDQQTAQPGELATFAATSDQVHIGADTIDRITELAHASVSYQAIGGTTHLIFPEKYQHKDITSIIEKAQPNPNRKTGTTVLNDTASFLQFVRDQAKEATGYIFADIEARSLTAVFNHQKDAVGGWKDHQAIYRAELSREATTWINNNKRQMEQEEFAIFLEDNIADIAEPSGDMLLTVALTLQAKTEVAFASARRLDNGQVQFLYNETINATAGAGSIEIPREFTLGIRIFKNGDGLRIKARLKYRLTHQRVKFWYELDRVEDGIELCFADYIEQVSKESGYTVLLGKP, translated from the coding sequence ATGTCCGACCAACAAACAGCACAACCAGGCGAACTGGCCACGTTTGCCGCCACATCAGACCAGGTACATATCGGCGCAGACACCATCGACCGCATTACTGAGCTGGCGCATGCATCGGTCTCTTATCAAGCGATAGGCGGCACGACACACCTGATCTTCCCGGAGAAGTATCAGCACAAAGACATCACCAGCATCATCGAAAAAGCGCAGCCCAATCCGAACCGCAAGACAGGCACAACCGTCTTGAACGACACAGCCAGCTTCTTGCAGTTTGTGCGTGATCAGGCTAAAGAAGCCACCGGCTATATTTTCGCTGACATTGAGGCTCGCAGCCTGACTGCCGTATTCAATCATCAAAAAGACGCGGTTGGCGGCTGGAAGGACCATCAAGCCATTTACCGGGCAGAGCTGAGTCGCGAAGCAACTACATGGATCAACAACAATAAGCGGCAAATGGAGCAAGAAGAATTTGCCATCTTCCTTGAAGATAATATCGCCGATATAGCAGAGCCATCAGGCGACATGCTGCTGACTGTCGCGTTGACTCTGCAGGCGAAAACAGAAGTGGCCTTTGCCAGCGCCCGCCGCCTCGATAATGGGCAAGTACAGTTCCTGTACAACGAAACTATCAATGCAACTGCAGGTGCTGGCAGCATTGAAATTCCCCGCGAATTCACACTCGGGATTCGCATATTCAAAAATGGCGACGGACTGAGAATCAAAGCCAGGCTCAAGTATCGCTTGACCCATCAAAGAGTCAAATTCTGGTACGAACTTGACCGCGTAGAGGATGGCATTGAATTGTGCTTTGCCGACTACATCGAACAAGTTTCAAAAGAGTCCGGCTACACGGTACTACTCGGCAAGCCATGA
- a CDS encoding DUF1566 domain-containing protein has protein sequence MQAQPKFAIDNMVYHPESKRAGIICAIETARANSVSAILSSEPHRIYRQVNTPLVIRYRINPFDYSEGRINEWEKAAVWANEDDIILLPETPQVTINAPKIGTAWQGGIYAGVVAGQDGQPDYHLIHAPAEFEIKDANWQTAIEKAQAPVNGFTDWSLPDRREARLLHTNTPAGFDTDGWYWTSTQLAGYPSYAWMQSFNGGDQGYYHKSDEDRARAVRRLLIIQ, from the coding sequence ATGCAAGCACAACCAAAGTTCGCCATCGACAATATGGTATACCACCCAGAAAGCAAACGCGCTGGCATTATTTGCGCAATTGAAACGGCCCGCGCCAACTCAGTTAGCGCCATCCTTTCAAGCGAACCACATCGCATCTATCGCCAGGTGAATACCCCTCTGGTTATCCGTTATCGCATCAACCCCTTCGACTACAGCGAAGGCCGCATCAACGAATGGGAAAAAGCAGCCGTCTGGGCAAACGAGGATGACATCATCCTGCTACCAGAAACCCCGCAAGTCACTATCAATGCCCCAAAAATCGGCACAGCCTGGCAAGGCGGCATCTACGCTGGCGTAGTCGCAGGCCAGGACGGCCAGCCAGACTACCACCTGATTCATGCGCCGGCAGAGTTCGAGATCAAAGACGCCAACTGGCAGACCGCCATCGAAAAAGCGCAAGCACCGGTCAACGGTTTCACCGACTGGTCACTACCAGACCGCCGCGAAGCCAGACTGCTGCACACCAACACGCCTGCAGGCTTTGATACAGACGGCTGGTACTGGACATCTACGCAGCTCGCGGGCTACCCCTCTTATGCATGGATGCAGAGTTTCAACGGTGGCGACCAGGGCTACTACCACAAGAGCGACGAGGACCGCGCGCGTGCCGTCCGCAGGTTATTAATCATTCAGTAA
- a CDS encoding LexA family transcriptional regulator produces METLKDRLTEVMEDLKITRAKDLAIFCDVSEGLVTQWFSGQTNLGPKPLKAFSRTRFNIDWIADGTLPKYREQVANEGYGTSNQFSKVAVAEHGSPNLIEVRKVNLRLSAGIIGIALDQQESNGEPLLVQRSWVDKNGFIPSKLIAVAIKGDSMEPALYDGDTVIINTADCKLNDGDTYAVNYEGEAVVKRLVRDLGQWFLSSDNSDKSKYGRKTCQGSACIIIGKVVHKQSDRI; encoded by the coding sequence ATGGAAACACTTAAAGACCGACTTACTGAGGTGATGGAAGACCTCAAAATAACCAGGGCAAAAGACCTGGCAATATTCTGCGATGTATCGGAAGGATTGGTGACGCAGTGGTTTTCTGGGCAGACCAATCTGGGGCCCAAGCCATTGAAAGCCTTCTCACGCACGCGATTCAATATTGACTGGATAGCTGATGGAACATTGCCCAAATACAGGGAGCAAGTCGCTAACGAAGGTTACGGAACCAGTAATCAGTTTTCAAAAGTGGCTGTAGCCGAACACGGCTCGCCCAATCTTATTGAAGTCCGCAAGGTAAATCTGCGCCTATCCGCAGGGATAATTGGCATTGCTCTAGATCAGCAAGAAAGCAACGGAGAGCCTCTTCTTGTTCAAAGAAGTTGGGTAGATAAAAATGGTTTTATACCAAGCAAACTTATTGCGGTTGCAATAAAGGGCGACAGTATGGAACCTGCTCTCTATGATGGCGATACTGTCATCATTAATACAGCAGATTGCAAGTTAAATGACGGAGATACCTACGCAGTCAACTATGAAGGCGAAGCCGTAGTTAAACGCCTAGTTCGAGATTTAGGTCAATGGTTTCTATCTTCAGATAATTCTGATAAAAGCAAATATGGCCGCAAGACTTGTCAGGGCAGTGCTTGCATCATTATAGGGAAAGTCGTTCACAAACAGAGTGACAGAATTTAA
- a CDS encoding Cro/CI family transcriptional regulator has protein sequence MDATKLIDLLGGTTKVAEICDVTPGAVSQWKNNGIPKPWLRFFESQHPEVFNLPELKDTPPYTETTQEAA, from the coding sequence ATGGACGCTACGAAACTTATTGATTTGCTGGGCGGCACTACCAAAGTTGCCGAAATTTGCGATGTCACCCCTGGCGCGGTTTCGCAATGGAAAAATAACGGAATACCTAAACCGTGGCTTCGTTTTTTTGAAAGCCAGCATCCTGAAGTATTCAATTTACCTGAACTAAAAGACACCCCGCCTTACACAGAAACCACCCAGGAGGCCGCATGA
- a CDS encoding YmfL family putative regulatory protein — protein sequence MDVRATNLRMINEVDGTWDVVAAFLGMSKASLHNRVYEVKGQKLSVEDTMLLQSLSKTTHFADVVADATGGVFVKMPDAASIAQESIHAKFNELYADVGALFSEYQADIKNDGVIDDAEFERLQAILADMHKKGEELLSLMMVIGKRRSPALKVA from the coding sequence ATGGATGTTCGTGCAACTAATTTACGGATGATTAATGAAGTGGATGGTACCTGGGATGTGGTAGCTGCTTTCCTAGGTATGTCTAAGGCTTCTTTGCATAACCGTGTGTATGAGGTGAAGGGGCAAAAGCTGTCGGTGGAAGATACGATGTTGTTGCAGTCTCTTTCAAAAACGACTCACTTTGCAGATGTGGTGGCTGATGCTACTGGCGGGGTATTTGTGAAGATGCCTGATGCTGCGTCGATCGCACAGGAGTCTATCCATGCGAAATTCAATGAGTTGTATGCAGATGTGGGTGCTTTGTTCAGCGAGTACCAGGCTGACATCAAGAATGATGGTGTGATTGATGATGCTGAGTTTGAGCGGCTGCAGGCAATCCTGGCTGATATGCATAAGAAGGGTGAGGAGTTGTTGTCGCTGATGATGGTGATTGGCAAGCGTCGCAGCCCTGCTCTGAAGGTTGCTTGA